The DNA segment AAATACCTACATTGGAGGCCTATTTAAGAGAGGGCATGAAGCAAAAACATACCAAATTGATCCTGGAACTAAAGCCTTCGAAAATCAGTGCGGAACGCGATTTGCAAATGACAAAACGCAGTGTCGAACTGGTGAGAACATTGAAAGCAGATCGTTGGGTCGATTATATCAGCTTCAGCTATGACATCCTGAAAGAGGTTCTGGCATTACAGCCAAAGGCCAATGTGGCTTACCTGAATGGGGATGCTTCTCTTGAAAAAATGAAGCAAGATGGTTTTTATGGTGCAGACTACCATTTTTCGGTATACAAGAAAGGAGATTGGTTTGTCAAGTCAAAAGAAATGGGACTGACGCTCAATGCCTGGACGGTAAATACTGTCGAAGACATGAACTGGCTCTTGGACAATCAGGTGGAATTTATCACAACCAATGAGCCTGAGTTGTTATTTGAGACCATTAAATCCAGAAAATAAAACCTTTTTCAACAAAAAAGCATCGCGGTTGTCCGCGATGCTGTACAATTATGTTTTTAATAATCTAGATTACTTTAACATTAATCGCATTCAACCCTTTTTTACCGCTTTCAACATCGTATTCAACTTTGTCGTTTTCACGAATTTCATCGATAAGGCCTGTTGAATGTACAAAAATTTCGCTATCTCCGTTAGCTGGAATGATGAATCCGAAACCTTTAGTTACATTAAAAAATTTTACTGTTCCTTCTTGCATTGTATTATTTATTAATAAATTAAGTGTGCAAGATACGGAATATTTTTAATAATATACAAATGCTTCATTTTTTGGTAAATATAAATTTTTGAGCGGTTATTTTGCAGCCTTTCTGCCTGAAACTGAGAGGTTAATTTCACTGGAATGTGGTATCCCAAGCGTCTTTCCGGGACTAATTTTTAAAAGATTTTGGAGATAGACATTGATGATGGCTTCGAGTGTTTTTTTGCGGGGTTCGTAGTTCTCCGGAAGGGGAGATCGGAAAGTTCCCAGGTGCATTTTTCCTCTCGCATCAACGACCACGGAAAAATCATAGCCAAAATCCTCGTAGGCCTTTGTGATATCGATCCTGTATCTGGGGAAGAGGTAATCATAGGCTTCTGTCTTTCCGTTTAGCTTATCTACCATATTTAATTTTTCTACGCTGATCATATCGCTCAGTGAGATCAAAGAGACTGGCTGGCGGCCGGCAAATGCGCTGTCGCGGTTGGCAGGGTTTCGGTTAGAACGCTCCGAGAGCTGGCGGATATAAATGCTGTCTGCAGGGGTTGGTTTTTGCAACTGCTCTGCTGTAGTTTTAAGGGTCTTTTCAATGTAATCCTTCGAATAGTAAGTGATGTTTACATCTGAACGAATGTCTTTAGCAATTTCTTTTTTTGTAACCTGGAGGCGCTGCATGAGTAGACTATCTTTGCTGATCTTTTTGATCCGGAACCATTCTTTGGCGAAATTATAAACATCCCCATGGTCATAATGCA comes from the Pedobacter sp. FW305-3-2-15-E-R2A2 genome and includes:
- a CDS encoding glycerophosphodiester phosphodiesterase family protein, translating into MTNSILAIAMIAILSTSKLTNQTMETWNKNKVIAHRGAWKKKGLPENSIASLKEAVRLGCYGSEFDVHMTSDSILVVNHDPDFLGMSIAGSTYSQLLEKKMTNGEQIPTLEAYLREGMKQKHTKLILELKPSKISAERDLQMTKRSVELVRTLKADRWVDYISFSYDILKEVLALQPKANVAYLNGDASLEKMKQDGFYGADYHFSVYKKGDWFVKSKEMGLTLNAWTVNTVEDMNWLLDNQVEFITTNEPELLFETIKSRK
- a CDS encoding cold-shock protein, whose protein sequence is MQEGTVKFFNVTKGFGFIIPANGDSEIFVHSTGLIDEIRENDKVEYDVESGKKGLNAINVKVI